A genomic window from Blastococcus saxobsidens DD2 includes:
- a CDS encoding siderophore-interacting protein codes for MSSPDGAVFTDGLRPVDVLTVVAVTDVTPSVRRVTLSGEPAAVAAAGPTVNLLVPRVGDPAPRWPHVQRDGRIVWPQGSHGVALRSYTARRQDPAAGEVDIDFVLHGDGPAASWAAAAQPGALLGVAGAASLADRPARWLLLAGDETALPAISRLLAAAAPETLGAAYLEVAGPEEEQALVAPPGIALHWLHRGATAPGESTLLVDAFAALDRPEGEDVFAWVGAESATVRAIRADLRGRWGLGRSQHHAIGYWRRGRAMAPAG; via the coding sequence GTGAGCTCTCCTGACGGCGCCGTCTTCACCGACGGCCTGCGACCGGTCGACGTCCTCACGGTCGTCGCGGTCACCGACGTGACCCCCTCGGTGCGCCGGGTGACGCTCTCGGGGGAGCCCGCCGCCGTGGCGGCGGCCGGCCCCACCGTGAACCTGCTCGTACCGCGCGTGGGCGACCCGGCGCCGCGCTGGCCGCACGTCCAGCGCGACGGCCGGATCGTGTGGCCGCAGGGCAGCCACGGGGTCGCGCTGCGCAGCTACACCGCGCGCCGCCAGGACCCCGCCGCCGGCGAGGTGGACATCGACTTCGTCCTCCACGGGGACGGTCCGGCCGCCTCGTGGGCCGCCGCCGCGCAGCCCGGGGCCCTGCTCGGCGTCGCCGGGGCCGCGTCGCTCGCCGACCGGCCCGCCCGCTGGCTGCTGCTGGCCGGGGACGAGACGGCGCTGCCGGCGATCAGCCGGCTGCTGGCGGCCGCGGCGCCGGAGACGCTGGGCGCCGCCTACCTCGAGGTGGCCGGCCCGGAGGAGGAGCAGGCCCTCGTGGCACCCCCGGGCATCGCGCTGCACTGGCTGCACCGCGGTGCGACGGCACCGGGCGAGAGCACCCTGCTGGTCGACGCCTTCGCGGCGCTCGACCGCCCCGAGGGGGAGGACGTCTTCGCCTGGGTGGGCGCCGAGTCGGCCACCGTGCGGGCGATCCGCGCCGACCTGCGCGGGCGGTGGGGGCTGGGCCGCAGCCAGCACCACGCGATCGGCTACTGGCGCCGCGGCCGCGCCATGGCTCCCGCCGGCTGA
- a CDS encoding DUF2795 domain-containing protein encodes MTESPGDFAGASSRSTKHNPRLDEELEHETQGMMKAERATRAHEWREVEPVAEGGPDIDTDPAGTLVGGTPVGMTEDAVVARAELARWLTRQPFPGTREDLVEAARDHRAPDVVVAELERLPEGGTFERIGDVARALGYPTETGPGPGAQDPEPPASS; translated from the coding sequence GTGACCGAGTCCCCAGGCGATTTCGCCGGCGCGTCCTCGCGCAGCACCAAGCACAACCCGCGGCTCGACGAGGAGCTCGAGCACGAGACCCAGGGGATGATGAAGGCCGAGCGCGCCACCCGGGCGCACGAGTGGCGCGAGGTCGAGCCGGTCGCCGAAGGTGGGCCCGACATCGACACCGACCCGGCCGGCACGCTGGTCGGGGGCACGCCGGTCGGCATGACCGAGGACGCGGTGGTCGCCCGGGCCGAACTGGCCCGCTGGCTGACCCGCCAGCCGTTCCCCGGTACCCGTGAGGACCTCGTGGAGGCGGCCCGCGACCACCGCGCGCCCGACGTCGTCGTGGCAGAGCTGGAGCGGCTACCCGAGGGGGGGACGTTCGAGCGGATCGGCGACGTGGCGCGCGCCCTCGGGTACCCGACCGAGACCGGGCCCGGCCCGGGCGCTCAGGACCCGGAACCGCCGGCCTCCTCCTGA
- the pstC gene encoding phosphate ABC transporter permease subunit PstC yields the protein MTATLTDRPPPARDTDLRQARPRYGEVAIQGLLFLAALVSVLTTIGIVLSLVPPTISFFGESEVTLREFLTGTDWAPLFANARFGVLPLVTATLMVTGIAILVAIPLGLGAAIYLSEYARPRARKILKPVLEVLAGIPTVVFGFFALEFVTGLVLQPLFGIRGFNALSAGIVMGIMIIPTIASLSEDAMSAVPRSLREGAYALGSTKRQVATRIVVPAALSGIVAAFVLGVSRAVGETMIVAIAAGQTPNLSFDPTEGMQTMTSFIAAAGIGDVPVGSIGYETIFAVGSLLFAMTLVMNALSIRLVRKYREVYE from the coding sequence GTGACCGCGACCCTCACTGATCGCCCGCCCCCGGCGCGCGACACCGACCTGCGCCAGGCGCGCCCGCGGTACGGCGAGGTCGCCATCCAGGGGCTGCTGTTCCTCGCCGCGCTGGTGTCGGTGCTGACCACCATCGGCATCGTCCTGTCCCTCGTCCCCCCGACGATCAGCTTCTTCGGCGAGTCGGAGGTGACCCTCCGCGAATTCCTCACGGGCACCGACTGGGCGCCGCTGTTCGCCAACGCCCGGTTCGGCGTCCTCCCGCTGGTGACCGCGACCCTGATGGTCACCGGCATCGCGATCCTCGTCGCCATCCCGCTCGGGCTCGGCGCGGCGATCTACCTCTCGGAGTACGCCCGGCCCCGCGCACGGAAGATACTCAAGCCGGTTCTCGAGGTCCTGGCCGGCATCCCGACCGTCGTCTTCGGATTCTTCGCGCTGGAGTTCGTCACCGGTCTGGTCCTGCAGCCGCTGTTCGGCATCCGCGGCTTCAACGCGCTGTCGGCCGGCATCGTCATGGGGATCATGATCATCCCGACGATCGCGTCGCTGTCCGAGGACGCGATGAGCGCCGTCCCCCGTTCGCTGCGCGAGGGCGCGTACGCCCTGGGCAGCACCAAGCGCCAGGTGGCGACCCGGATCGTCGTCCCGGCCGCGCTGTCGGGCATCGTCGCCGCCTTCGTCCTCGGCGTGTCCCGGGCGGTGGGCGAGACCATGATCGTGGCGATCGCGGCCGGCCAGACGCCGAACCTGAGCTTCGACCCGACCGAGGGCATGCAGACCATGACCAGCTTCATCGCCGCGGCCGGGATCGGCGACGTCCCGGTGGGCTCGATCGGCTACGAGACGATCTTCGCCGTCGGCAGCCTGCTGTTCGCGATGACCCTCGTCATGAACGCACTGAGCATCCGCCTCGTGCGCAAGTACCGGGAGGTCTACGAGTGA
- a CDS encoding response regulator transcription factor: protein MSGNQPAGRPAPEARLLVVDDEPNIRELLSASLRYAGFEVATAADGQQALALAASFRPDLLVLDVMMPGLDGFGVVRRLRETGRHTPVLFLTARDAPEDKISGLTLGGDDYVTKPFSLDEVVARIRAVLRRTSGAQRAAEAPRLTFADIELDEETHEVIKAGEVISLSPTEFKLLRYLMANAGRVLSKAQILDHVWNYDFNGEANVVESYISYLRRKIDTTEPRLLQTIRGVGYTLRLPRGS from the coding sequence ATGTCCGGGAACCAGCCCGCGGGCCGCCCGGCCCCGGAAGCCCGCCTCCTCGTGGTGGACGACGAGCCGAACATCCGCGAGCTGCTGTCGGCGAGCCTCCGCTACGCCGGCTTCGAGGTGGCCACCGCCGCCGACGGGCAGCAGGCACTGGCGCTCGCCGCGTCGTTCCGGCCGGATCTGCTCGTCCTCGACGTGATGATGCCGGGGCTCGACGGGTTCGGCGTCGTCCGGCGGCTGCGGGAGACCGGTCGGCACACCCCGGTGCTCTTCCTGACCGCACGGGACGCACCCGAGGACAAGATCTCGGGCCTGACGCTCGGTGGCGACGACTACGTGACCAAGCCGTTCAGCCTGGACGAGGTCGTGGCCCGCATCCGCGCGGTGCTCCGCCGGACGAGCGGCGCACAGCGTGCCGCGGAGGCGCCGCGGCTCACCTTCGCCGACATCGAGCTGGACGAGGAGACCCACGAGGTCATCAAGGCCGGCGAGGTCATCAGCCTGTCGCCGACGGAGTTCAAGCTGCTGCGCTATCTCATGGCCAACGCCGGCCGGGTGCTGTCGAAGGCGCAGATCCTCGACCACGTGTGGAACTACGACTTCAACGGCGAGGCCAACGTCGTGGAGTCCTACATCTCCTACCTCCGGCGCAAGATCGACACCACGGAGCCTCGTCTGCTGCAGACCATCCGTGGGGTCGGCTACACCCTCCGGCTGCCCCGCGGCTCCTGA
- the pstB gene encoding phosphate ABC transporter ATP-binding protein PstB, which yields MAKRIEVSDLNIYYGDFLAVEGVSVSIEPRSITALIGPSGCGKSTFLRSINRMHEVLPGARVEGKVVMDGQDLYGADVDPVDVRRQIGMVFQRPNPFPTMSIYDNVIAGNRLNSKRMRKSEADDIVERSLRGANLWNEVKDRLDRPGASLSGGQQQRLCIARAIAVEPDVLLMDEPCSALDPISTLAIEDLMTELKERFTIVIVTHNMQQAARVSESTGFFNLNGVGQPGRLIEFNPTGKIFSNPDQKATEDYISGRFG from the coding sequence GTGGCCAAGCGCATCGAGGTCTCCGACCTCAACATCTACTACGGCGACTTCCTCGCCGTGGAGGGCGTCAGCGTCAGCATCGAGCCCCGCAGCATCACCGCGCTGATCGGCCCGTCGGGCTGCGGGAAGTCCACCTTCCTGCGTTCGATCAACCGGATGCACGAGGTGCTGCCCGGCGCCCGTGTGGAGGGCAAGGTCGTCATGGACGGCCAGGACCTCTACGGTGCCGACGTCGACCCGGTCGACGTGCGCCGGCAGATCGGCATGGTGTTCCAGCGTCCCAACCCGTTCCCGACGATGTCGATCTACGACAACGTCATCGCCGGCAACCGGCTGAACAGCAAGCGGATGCGCAAGTCCGAGGCCGACGACATCGTCGAGCGGTCCCTACGTGGCGCCAACCTGTGGAACGAGGTCAAGGACCGGCTCGACCGGCCGGGGGCCAGCCTGTCCGGCGGGCAGCAGCAGCGCCTGTGCATCGCGCGTGCGATCGCCGTCGAGCCCGACGTCCTCCTGATGGACGAGCCGTGCTCCGCGCTCGACCCCATCTCGACGCTGGCGATCGAGGATCTGATGACCGAGCTCAAGGAGCGGTTCACCATCGTCATCGTCACCCACAACATGCAGCAGGCCGCGCGGGTCAGCGAGTCCACCGGATTCTTCAACCTCAACGGCGTGGGCCAGCCCGGCCGGCTGATCGAGTTCAACCCGACCGGGAAGATCTTCAGCAACCCCGACCAGAAGGCGACGGAGGACTACATCTCCGGTCGCTTCGGCTGA
- the pstS gene encoding phosphate ABC transporter substrate-binding protein PstS, translating into MRSSTSPSVALACLLGATVALSGCAAVNERGLPSGGENALSGTLVGAGSSAQQAAMQGWRAGFTSIQPEVTVNYDPIGSGGGREQFLAGGTDFAGSDAPLDDEELAQAEERCGTSGVFELPNYISPIAVVYNVEGVGELNLSPETLAGIFDQQITTWDDPAIAADNPGVELPDLRITPVNRSDESGTTENFVEYLAAAAGDAWPYEPDGNWPVPGGEAAQGNSGVVGAVRAGNGTIGYADLSQAGDLGVARIGVGEEFVAPTAEAAAAVVEDSHRLEGRGPYDFAIEIARDTAESGRYPIVLVSYHLGCVEYEDPQTAELLRSFLTYVVSEEGQQAAAQVAGSAPISDALRSQAMTAVDAITVDTTP; encoded by the coding sequence GTGCGGTCATCGACGTCGCCCTCCGTCGCGCTGGCGTGCCTGCTGGGCGCGACGGTCGCGTTGTCCGGCTGCGCCGCCGTCAACGAGCGGGGCCTCCCCTCGGGGGGTGAGAACGCGCTCAGCGGCACGCTCGTGGGTGCCGGATCCAGCGCGCAGCAGGCCGCCATGCAGGGCTGGCGGGCCGGCTTCACCAGCATCCAGCCCGAGGTGACGGTCAACTACGACCCGATCGGGTCCGGTGGCGGCCGGGAGCAGTTCCTCGCCGGCGGCACCGACTTCGCCGGGTCCGACGCTCCACTGGACGACGAGGAACTGGCGCAGGCGGAGGAGCGCTGCGGCACCTCGGGCGTCTTCGAGCTGCCGAACTACATCTCGCCGATCGCGGTCGTCTACAACGTCGAGGGCGTCGGCGAGCTGAACCTCTCACCCGAGACGCTGGCCGGGATCTTCGACCAGCAGATCACCACCTGGGACGACCCGGCGATCGCCGCGGACAACCCGGGTGTCGAGCTGCCCGACCTGCGGATCACGCCGGTCAACCGCAGCGACGAGTCCGGCACCACGGAGAACTTCGTGGAGTACCTGGCCGCGGCCGCCGGTGACGCGTGGCCGTACGAGCCGGACGGCAACTGGCCGGTGCCCGGCGGCGAGGCGGCGCAGGGCAACTCCGGCGTCGTGGGCGCCGTCCGCGCCGGCAACGGGACGATCGGCTACGCCGACCTCAGCCAGGCCGGCGACCTCGGCGTCGCACGGATCGGGGTCGGCGAGGAGTTCGTCGCCCCGACCGCCGAGGCCGCGGCCGCGGTGGTGGAGGACTCGCACCGGCTCGAGGGCCGGGGCCCCTACGATTTCGCCATCGAGATCGCCCGCGACACCGCCGAGTCGGGCCGCTACCCGATCGTGCTGGTCAGCTACCACCTCGGCTGCGTCGAGTACGAGGACCCGCAGACCGCCGAGCTGCTGCGCTCCTTCCTCACCTACGTGGTCAGCGAGGAGGGACAGCAGGCCGCGGCGCAGGTGGCGGGGTCCGCGCCGATCTCCGACGCACTGCGGAGCCAGGCCATGACGGCTGTCGACGCGATCACGGTGGACACGACCCCGTGA
- a CDS encoding DUF2945 domain-containing protein has product MADDLEKGDHVTWNSHGHTVEGTVERKITSDTEASGRTVRASDDDPQYEVRSEKSGRTAVHKPGALDEA; this is encoded by the coding sequence ATGGCTGACGACCTCGAGAAGGGTGACCACGTCACCTGGAACAGCCACGGGCACACCGTCGAAGGCACGGTCGAGCGGAAGATCACGTCCGACACCGAGGCGTCCGGTCGCACGGTCCGGGCCAGCGACGACGACCCGCAGTACGAGGTCCGCAGCGAGAAGAGCGGGCGCACCGCGGTGCACAAGCCCGGCGCGCTCGACGAGGCCTGA
- the pstA gene encoding phosphate ABC transporter permease PstA, which yields MIQPATSTPLEPTGVTEPPPPRRSPTTGGRLPGWVPWALFAGTAAIAALLGLGLVLVVLCTVVAGTAALYVLSRAVEGPRRATDRVVTSVVVSAFGIAMVPLVSLVVEVVRRGAERFDGQFFTWSLLGVLGEGGGAYHAIMGTLVITGLTTLISVPIGLMTAIYLVEYGRGRLARAITFLVDVMTGIPSIVAGLFAYALFVVFFGPGIRLGVMGAVALSVLMIPVVVRSAEEVLKLVPRDLREAAYALGVPKWRTIVKVVLPTAIAGLSTGVTLAIARVVGETAPLLITVGIANATNFDPFDGRMATLPVYAYYQLTQPGVPPEFAIDRAWTAALLLIILVMGLNVAARLISRFFAPKTGR from the coding sequence GTGATCCAGCCGGCGACGTCCACCCCGCTCGAGCCGACCGGCGTCACGGAGCCGCCCCCGCCCCGTCGGTCGCCGACCACCGGCGGCCGACTGCCCGGCTGGGTCCCCTGGGCGCTGTTCGCGGGGACGGCCGCCATCGCGGCCCTCCTCGGCCTCGGCCTCGTGCTCGTCGTCCTCTGCACGGTGGTCGCCGGGACCGCGGCGCTGTACGTGCTCTCCCGGGCGGTCGAGGGACCGCGCCGGGCGACCGACCGGGTGGTGACCTCGGTCGTGGTCAGCGCCTTCGGCATCGCGATGGTCCCGCTGGTCTCGCTGGTCGTCGAGGTCGTCCGCCGCGGCGCCGAGCGGTTCGACGGGCAGTTCTTCACCTGGTCGCTGCTCGGCGTGCTGGGCGAGGGCGGCGGCGCCTACCACGCGATCATGGGCACGCTGGTCATCACCGGTTTGACCACGCTGATCTCGGTCCCGATCGGCCTGATGACCGCAATCTACCTCGTCGAGTACGGGCGCGGGCGGCTGGCGCGGGCGATCACCTTCCTCGTCGACGTCATGACCGGCATCCCGTCGATCGTGGCCGGGCTGTTCGCCTACGCCCTGTTCGTCGTGTTCTTCGGCCCGGGCATCCGGCTGGGCGTCATGGGGGCGGTCGCGCTGTCGGTCCTCATGATCCCGGTCGTCGTCCGGTCGGCCGAGGAGGTCCTGAAGCTGGTCCCCCGGGACCTGCGGGAAGCGGCCTACGCCCTGGGCGTGCCCAAGTGGCGGACCATCGTCAAGGTGGTGCTGCCGACGGCCATCGCCGGGCTCAGCACCGGCGTCACGCTGGCGATCGCCCGCGTGGTGGGCGAGACCGCACCGCTGCTGATCACGGTCGGCATCGCCAACGCCACGAACTTCGACCCGTTCGACGGGCGGATGGCGACCTTGCCGGTCTACGCCTACTACCAGCTCACCCAGCCCGGCGTGCCGCCCGAGTTCGCCATCGACCGCGCATGGACGGCGGCACTGCTGCTCATCATCCTGGTCATGGGCCTCAACGTGGCCGCCCGTCTGATCAGCCGCTTCTTCGCCCCCAAGACCGGTCGCTGA
- a CDS encoding LCP family protein translates to MPTPQSGLPPVPGVREVPVPAPAAWAPDERPSRRSGPIPPLPGIPAPAPAGATRRRPAAGRPPRSPGRRRLVRAAIALAGIVGVVLLYHLALYFYVDQRISRVDALAVDGLEVLAPELQDATQTYLVVGTGVPGQDGAASVATLVVSVSADGDRAVLVSVPPTALVDTPICRTADGDLRNPVTEAFASSLLEGGPACMVRTVQQLSGLRIDHYLGVDLAELPGLVDALGGVPVCVVPSEVIAAAATPPPAGPSELSGAGAAGFLQPGDPATDGTGAAAAERAQRLLTSTLRAAMSAENLLNPVTLTRFVTRAADALTLDEQTTLGDLRVLAGTLGDLSGDAVQRAGLPVTQVGYVPAGTDQSYVLLDGAATRALFDEIIQGARLPEELLEAQTAVPEAAPVPEAAPEPPPGPEPLTVPPAGITVDVLNGTGTTGLAATVADALRAAGFGVGAVGNELGTVAESVVRYGAGALEQARTVAAAVPGAVLQPSDSLGATVQLVIGPGFTGVVPVETGAPAAAEQPAVETAAAAPEPEAAAVRC, encoded by the coding sequence GTGCCGACCCCGCAGTCCGGTCTGCCGCCGGTCCCCGGGGTCCGCGAGGTCCCCGTACCGGCTCCCGCCGCCTGGGCCCCGGACGAGCGGCCCTCCCGGCGCAGCGGCCCGATCCCGCCGCTGCCGGGAATCCCGGCGCCGGCACCGGCCGGTGCCACCCGCCGCCGGCCCGCCGCCGGGCGTCCGCCGCGCAGCCCCGGCCGCCGCCGGCTGGTGCGCGCAGCCATCGCCCTGGCCGGGATCGTGGGCGTCGTCCTCCTCTACCACCTCGCGCTGTACTTCTACGTCGACCAGCGGATCTCCCGGGTGGACGCGCTCGCCGTCGACGGCCTCGAGGTGCTCGCCCCGGAGCTGCAGGACGCCACCCAGACGTACCTCGTCGTCGGCACGGGCGTCCCGGGCCAGGACGGCGCGGCGTCGGTGGCCACCCTGGTGGTGTCCGTCTCGGCCGACGGCGACCGTGCGGTGCTGGTCAGCGTGCCGCCTACGGCGCTGGTGGACACCCCGATCTGCCGCACCGCGGACGGCGACCTGCGCAATCCGGTCACCGAGGCGTTCGCCAGCTCGCTGCTCGAGGGGGGCCCCGCCTGCATGGTGCGCACCGTCCAGCAGCTGTCGGGCCTGCGGATCGACCACTACCTCGGCGTGGACCTGGCGGAGCTCCCGGGCTTGGTGGACGCCCTCGGCGGGGTCCCGGTCTGCGTGGTGCCCTCCGAGGTGATCGCCGCCGCGGCGACCCCGCCGCCGGCCGGCCCCTCCGAGCTCTCGGGTGCGGGCGCCGCGGGCTTCCTGCAGCCCGGCGACCCGGCGACCGACGGCACCGGCGCGGCGGCCGCGGAGCGGGCCCAGCGGCTGCTCACCTCGACGCTCCGGGCGGCGATGTCGGCGGAGAACCTGCTGAATCCGGTGACGCTCACCCGGTTCGTGACCCGCGCGGCGGACGCACTGACGCTCGACGAGCAGACCACTCTCGGGGACCTCCGGGTGCTCGCCGGGACGCTCGGCGACCTCTCCGGCGACGCGGTGCAGCGGGCCGGGTTGCCGGTCACGCAGGTCGGCTACGTCCCGGCCGGCACGGACCAGTCCTACGTCCTCCTGGACGGGGCGGCGACGCGGGCGTTGTTCGACGAAATCATCCAGGGCGCCCGGCTCCCCGAAGAGCTGCTCGAGGCGCAGACGGCCGTCCCCGAGGCCGCCCCCGTCCCCGAGGCAGCCCCTGAGCCGCCGCCGGGGCCCGAACCCCTCACCGTGCCGCCCGCCGGCATCACCGTCGACGTGCTGAACGGCACCGGCACCACCGGCCTGGCGGCGACCGTCGCCGACGCCCTCCGCGCAGCGGGTTTCGGCGTGGGCGCCGTGGGCAACGAGCTGGGCACGGTCGCCGAGAGCGTGGTGCGCTACGGCGCCGGGGCGCTCGAGCAGGCCCGCACCGTGGCCGCGGCCGTCCCCGGTGCGGTCCTGCAGCCCAGCGACTCCCTGGGGGCGACCGTCCAGCTGGTCATCGGCCCCGGCTTCACCGGCGTCGTCCCGGTGGAGACGGGCGCACCCGCTGCCGCTGAGCAACCGGCCGTCGAGACGGCGGCGGCCGCCCCGGAACCCGAGGCGGCCGCCGTCCGCTGCTGA
- a CDS encoding PstS family phosphate ABC transporter substrate-binding protein → MKTSTLRRRSVPAAAVLSLALALAACGNTDESGNPTAGSGDEGGGELSGEVVIDGSSTVEPLSAAAAELFQQENPGVQVTVGTSGTGGGFEKFCRGETDISNASRTIAEDEIATCEEAGIEFAELGVANDALSVVVNPENDWADCLTVEELNAIWDEDSTLDNWSQVRDGFPDVPLELFGPGTDSGTFDYFTDAINGNEGVSRSDYGASEDDNVVVQGVEGAAGAMGYFGFSYVEENEGRVKPLAVDGGDGCVEPSTESVQDGSYAPLGRQLFIYPSAQALERPEVQAFVDFYVDNQAEIAEAALFIPLTDEQASEVESKVQELQG, encoded by the coding sequence TTGAAGACCAGCACCCTGCGTCGCCGCTCCGTGCCGGCGGCCGCCGTGCTCTCCCTCGCCCTGGCCCTGGCCGCCTGCGGCAACACCGACGAGAGCGGCAACCCCACCGCGGGCTCCGGCGACGAGGGCGGTGGCGAGCTGTCCGGCGAGGTCGTGATCGACGGCTCCTCGACGGTCGAGCCGCTCAGCGCCGCCGCGGCCGAGCTGTTCCAGCAGGAGAACCCCGGGGTCCAGGTCACGGTCGGCACCTCCGGGACCGGTGGTGGGTTCGAGAAGTTCTGCCGTGGCGAGACCGACATCTCGAATGCCTCCCGCACCATCGCCGAGGACGAGATCGCCACCTGCGAGGAGGCCGGCATCGAGTTCGCCGAGCTGGGCGTGGCCAACGACGCGCTCTCGGTCGTCGTGAACCCGGAGAACGACTGGGCCGACTGCCTCACCGTCGAGGAGCTCAACGCGATCTGGGACGAGGACTCCACGCTCGACAACTGGAGCCAGGTCCGCGACGGCTTCCCGGACGTGCCGCTGGAGCTCTTCGGCCCCGGCACCGACTCGGGCACCTTCGACTACTTCACCGACGCGATCAACGGGAACGAGGGCGTCAGCCGCAGCGACTACGGCGCCTCCGAGGACGACAACGTGGTCGTCCAGGGCGTCGAGGGCGCAGCGGGCGCGATGGGCTACTTCGGCTTCTCGTACGTGGAGGAGAACGAGGGGCGGGTGAAGCCGCTGGCCGTCGACGGCGGGGACGGCTGCGTCGAGCCGAGCACCGAGAGCGTCCAGGACGGCAGCTACGCCCCGCTGGGGCGTCAGCTGTTCATCTACCCGAGCGCGCAGGCGCTCGAGCGGCCGGAGGTGCAGGCGTTCGTCGACTTCTACGTCGACAACCAGGCCGAGATCGCCGAGGCGGCGCTGTTCATCCCGCTCACCGACGAGCAGGCCTCCGAGGTCGAGTCCAAGGTCCAGGAACTGCAGGGCTGA
- the pstC gene encoding phosphate ABC transporter permease subunit PstC, with translation MTTRSRRSLGDRVFAGSARGAGILILAILAGVTLFLIVEAWPAFTAPAEEIPGGEGIVAYIAPLLFGTLLVSVIALLVATPLGVAIALFITHYAPRRLAQGLGYLVDLLAAIPSIVYGFWGLTWLAPALVPFYVWLEEYLGFIPLFAGPASATGRTMLTIGLVLAIMILPIISAIAREVFRQVPTLHQEAALALGATRWEMIRMSVLPYGRSGVTGAAMLGLGRALGETMAVAIILSVSGGFTFNLISRENPGTIAANIALDFPESTGLAVNALIASGLVLFVITFAVNLLARWIVSRRAEFSGADS, from the coding sequence GTGACGACCCGCTCGCGGCGGAGCCTGGGAGACCGGGTGTTCGCCGGAAGTGCCCGCGGGGCCGGCATCCTCATCCTCGCGATCCTCGCCGGCGTCACCCTCTTCCTCATCGTGGAGGCCTGGCCGGCGTTCACCGCACCGGCCGAGGAGATCCCCGGCGGGGAGGGGATCGTCGCCTACATCGCCCCCCTGTTGTTCGGCACGCTCCTGGTGTCCGTGATCGCCTTGCTGGTCGCCACGCCGCTGGGGGTGGCGATCGCGCTGTTCATCACCCACTACGCCCCGCGGCGGTTGGCCCAGGGCCTGGGCTACCTGGTCGACCTGCTGGCCGCCATCCCCAGCATCGTGTACGGATTCTGGGGGCTGACCTGGCTGGCGCCGGCCCTCGTCCCGTTCTACGTCTGGCTGGAGGAGTACCTCGGGTTCATCCCGCTGTTCGCGGGGCCGGCCTCGGCGACCGGGCGGACGATGCTCACCATCGGCCTGGTGCTGGCGATCATGATCCTGCCGATCATCAGCGCGATCGCCCGGGAGGTCTTCCGGCAGGTGCCCACGCTGCACCAGGAGGCCGCGCTCGCCCTGGGCGCCACCCGTTGGGAGATGATCCGGATGTCCGTCCTGCCCTACGGACGGAGCGGTGTCACCGGTGCGGCGATGCTGGGCCTGGGACGCGCCCTGGGTGAGACCATGGCCGTCGCGATCATCCTGTCGGTCTCGGGCGGGTTCACGTTCAACCTGATCAGCCGCGAGAACCCGGGCACCATCGCGGCCAACATCGCCCTGGACTTCCCCGAGTCGACCGGCCTGGCGGTCAACGCACTGATCGCCAGCGGGCTGGTGCTGTTCGTCATCACCTTCGCGGTGAACCTGCTGGCCCGGTGGATCGTGAGCCGGCGCGCCGAGTTCTCCGGAGCCGACTCGTGA